The genomic region CGTCACCGCGTCGGGGCCGCTCGCCGCCTCGATCACGACGGGTTCCGTCGTCGACGTGTGGGCCGCGCGGTCTGCGTCGGACAAAGACTATGAACCGCCCGTGGTGCTGGCGGCCGACGCCACCGTCGTCTCGGTCGTCAAGGACGATTCACTTGTCACCGATCGCGGATCCGTGTCGGTCGAGGTGCGTGTGCGCAGCTCGCGAGTCGCCTCGGTGCTGCAGGCGATCGCGGACGGACGTGCGCTCTCCGTCGTGCCTGCGGGACCCGACGACGATGCGGAGGCCGCCGACGACGTGTCGAGCGGTGAAAGCAGCACTGCCTCGACGCCGGCGCCCTCGGGTGGCGCGGGGAACGCCCCCGACGGAGTCTCGGACCGCGGCGCGGGCAACGGCGCGGGCGGAACCAAGTGAGTGCCGTCGCCCTGTGCCTCGACCGTCGACTGCAGGAACGGGTGGCGGCGGAGGCCGCCGCGTCCGGCCACCTCGTGACGGTGCGTGCTGCCAACGGCAGGGAGCTGACCGCAGGCTTGTCCGGGCAACGGGTCGAGGTTGCCGTGGTCGGTGGCTCCCACGGGCGACTCACGGCCGAGGTCGTCGCGGCATGCGACCGTGCAGGCGTACGGCTCGTGGTGCTCGCCTCCAGCGAGTCGGAACGCCGACACGCGCTCTCGCTGGGCGTGCACGATGCGCTGGATGCCGCGTCCGACTGGGAGGCGCTCGAGCCATCGCTGCGCGGGGTGCGCGCCGTCCCCGGCCGGGTCGGCGGCCCGCTGAGCGGCGCTGACGCGTCGCGCGTGATCGCGGTCTGGGGACCTGCCGGCGCTCCCGGACGCACCAGCCTGTCCATCGCGATCGCTGCCGAGCTCGCCTCGCTCGGACACACGGTGGCGCTCGCCGATGCGGACCCCTACGGAGGCGCGACGGCGCCGTCACTCGGGCTGCTCGACGAGGCCCCGGGGTTCGCGGCGGCGTGCCGGCTCGCGGCATCCGGGTCGCTGACGCTCGGCGAGCTGGAGCGCGTCGCCCAGCGGTATTCGAGTCCGCGCGCGCCGTTCTGGGTGCTCACCGGAATCGGACGGGCCTCGCGGTGGCCCGAGCTCACGGCGGACCGGGTGCGCGACGTGCTCGCTCTGTGTCGCACCTGGGTCGACTACACCGTGGTCGACGTGGGCTTCAGTTTGGAGACGGACGAGGAGATCACGAGTGACCTCTTCGCTCCGCGCCGCAACGCGGCCACGTTGTCGACGCTGGGTGTCGCGGACGACGTCATCGGCGTCGGACTCGCCGACCCGGTGGGGTTGTCCAGGTTGCTGCGCTCGGTGGGCGATCTCGTCGACGCGGCAGGGGGAGCACCGCACGTGATCGTGAACAGGGTGCGGGCATCCGCAGTCGGGCCGAACCCGTTCGCGCAGGTGGCCGCCACGCTGTCGAGGTTCGGCGGGATCGAGGCCGCGACGCTGATTCCTGACGACCCTGCCGGCTTCGACCTTGCGCTGCTGACGGGTCGCACTCTGCGCGACGTGGCACCGTCATCGCCTGCCCGCGCCGCCGTGCGGCGGTTCGTCGAGCGCGAGCTCGCGCCCGTGCCCGAGCCGCAGCACGGCAGGCGCCGCGGATCCGCGCGCAGACGAGCCGTGGCGGAGCGTGCAGCCGCCTCGTAGCCCTCGGCATAGATCGTGGATGCCTCCTGCGGCGCCGCGGTGCGAGGATGCCTCGCGCCGTGTTCGGAGCGTGCGGTCGCCCTCTTTAGACTGAAGCGATGTCCACCCTGAGTGATCTCGTCGTCGCGCACGGCCGTTCGACCCCCGAAGACATCGAATGGCTGCATCTGCTGGTCGGCGACTGCCAGTTGCTCGCAGATCTTGCCTTTGCGGACATCGTGCTCTGGGTGCCGACGGACGACGGCTTCATCGCGGTGGCGCATTCCCGTCCGTCCAGCGCGGCCACGCTCTTCTACCGGGACTTCGTCGGCCAGCCGATCCGCGCCGAGTGGAAGGCGCTGGCGAGCGAGGCGTTCGAGACGGGCACGATCGTCGACTCGCACGCTCCGGACTGGTACGAGGAGATGCCCACCCGGGTGCGCGCGATTCCGGTCTTCCGCCGCATCTCGGCATCCAGTGCGGCCGTCGCCCCTCACCCGATCGCTGTGATGACGCGGCACACCAACCTGAGCGAGGCGCGCACGCCGAGCAGGCAGGAGCTCACGTTCAACGCGTGCGCGAACGACCTGTTCGGCATGATCGCCACGGGCGACTTCCCCGACCTTGGTGCGCCGTCGGGGCCGCGAAGGGGCGCGCCGAGGGCATCCGACGGTCTGATCCGGCTCGACGTCGACGGAGTGACCACCTTCGCGAGTCCGAACGCTCTCTCGGCGTTCAACCGCATGGGCTTCACCGACGAACTCGAGGGGGAGTCGTTGGCCGAGGTGACCACGCGGTTGCTCATGGGCAACGCCGTCGTCGACGAGTCGCTGCCGTTGGTCGTCACGGGCCGGGCTCCGTGGCGCACCGACATCGAGGCGCGCGGCGTGACCGTGTCGCTTCGCACCATCCCGATCCGCACGCACGGCGAACGCACGGGTGCGATCGTGCTCTGTCGCGACGTGACCGAGATGCGGCACCAGGAGCAGGAGCTCATCACCAAAGACGCGACCATTCGCGAGATCCACCACCGGGTGAAGAACAACCTGCAGACCGTCGCGTCGCTGCTGCGCATCCAGGCTCGTCGCACGCACTCCGAGGAGGCCCGCGAGGCGCTCGGACAGGCGATGCGTCGGGTCGCGGCGATCGCGGTCGTGCACGACACGCTGTCGGAGGGGCTGGCGCAGATCGTCGATTTCGACGACGTCTTCGACCGGGTGCTGCTGCTGGTGGCCGAGGTGGCGAGCGCGCACAACACGACGGCGCATCCGAAGTCGAGCGGCAG from Humibacter ginsenosidimutans harbors:
- a CDS encoding sensor histidine kinase — translated: MSTLSDLVVAHGRSTPEDIEWLHLLVGDCQLLADLAFADIVLWVPTDDGFIAVAHSRPSSAATLFYRDFVGQPIRAEWKALASEAFETGTIVDSHAPDWYEEMPTRVRAIPVFRRISASSAAVAPHPIAVMTRHTNLSEARTPSRQELTFNACANDLFGMIATGDFPDLGAPSGPRRGAPRASDGLIRLDVDGVTTFASPNALSAFNRMGFTDELEGESLAEVTTRLLMGNAVVDESLPLVVTGRAPWRTDIEARGVTVSLRTIPIRTHGERTGAIVLCRDVTEMRHQEQELITKDATIREIHHRVKNNLQTVASLLRIQARRTHSEEAREALGQAMRRVAAIAVVHDTLSEGLAQIVDFDDVFDRVLLLVAEVASAHNTTAHPKSSGSFGELPSEYATPLALALTELVTNAVEHGLAGRSGEVEIIANRSPDKLTVKVKDNGSGLPEGKVGDGLGTQIVRTLIQGELSGTIDWHTMVGTGTEVTIEVPLRYLRKA
- a CDS encoding regulator; protein product: MSAVALCLDRRLQERVAAEAAASGHLVTVRAANGRELTAGLSGQRVEVAVVGGSHGRLTAEVVAACDRAGVRLVVLASSESERRHALSLGVHDALDAASDWEALEPSLRGVRAVPGRVGGPLSGADASRVIAVWGPAGAPGRTSLSIAIAAELASLGHTVALADADPYGGATAPSLGLLDEAPGFAAACRLAASGSLTLGELERVAQRYSSPRAPFWVLTGIGRASRWPELTADRVRDVLALCRTWVDYTVVDVGFSLETDEEITSDLFAPRRNAATLSTLGVADDVIGVGLADPVGLSRLLRSVGDLVDAAGGAPHVIVNRVRASAVGPNPFAQVAATLSRFGGIEAATLIPDDPAGFDLALLTGRTLRDVAPSSPARAAVRRFVERELAPVPEPQHGRRRGSARRRAVAERAAAS